The Labrus bergylta chromosome 15, fLabBer1.1, whole genome shotgun sequence genome includes a region encoding these proteins:
- the mgat2 gene encoding alpha-1,6-mannosyl-glycoprotein 2-beta-N-acetylglucosaminyltransferase, whose amino-acid sequence MRFRIYKRKVVILTLVVVICGLAFWSSGRQKKNESGAFPKEIETVRRSSSISSSSSSINNHIQVQVTPAASRVSVPPPVIQTNDTHQEKAKDKEKIPKPEIDNTTLVYRGIVFQLNFDQTIRNEEKFKAARQKDDLVVVVQVHNRPDYLKLLLDSLRKARGIENILLIFSHDFWSPEINKVVASVDFCQVLQIFFPFSIQLYPQEFPGHDPKDCPRDIPKKEALKLGCINAEYPDSFGHYREAKFSQTKHHWWWKLHFVWERVKAVKDYKGLVLLIEEDHFMSPDFIHLLKLMSVLKREQCTDCDILSLGSYSHIGFSSKANKVEVKAWKSTEHNMGMALSRETYQKLIQCTDTFCTYDDYNWDWSLQHLTVSCLPSYWKVMVSEAPRIFHAGDCGMHHKKASCMPISQKTKIENILQSSGNQLFPKNLLITKRLPANGAGGVAPHVKNGGWGDIRDHELCKSYVRLQ is encoded by the coding sequence ATGAGATTCCGAATCTACAAGAGGAAGGTGGTGATACTGACTCTGGTGGTTGTCATCTGTGGCCTCGCTTTCTGGAGCAGTGGAAGGCAGAAGAAGAACGAAAGCGGAGCGTTCCCCAAAGAGATAGAGACGGtgaggagaagcagcagcattAGCAGTAGCAGCAGTAGCATCAACAATCATATCCAGGTGCAAGTTACACCTGCGGCCAGCCGGGTGTCTGTTCCACCTCCTGTAATACAAACAAATGACACACACCAGGAAAAAGCTAAGGACAAAGAGAAGATTCCCAAGCCAGAGATAGATAACACCACTTTAGTCTATCGGGGAATTGTTTTCCAGCTCAACTTTGACCAGACAATAAGAAACGAGGAAAAGTTTAAGGCAGCGCGGCAGAAGGATGATCTGGTCGTGGTGGTTCAGGTCCATAATCGGCCAGACTACCTGAAGCTGTTATTGGACAGTTTGCGGAAAGCCAGAGGTATAGAGAACATACTGCTGATATTCAGCCATGATTTCTGGTCCCCAGAGATAAACAAAGTGGTGGCCTCTGTTGACTTCTGTCAGGTACTTCAGATTTTCTTCCCCTTCAGCATCCAGCTGTACCCACAGGAGTTCCCAGGACATGACCCCAAGGACTGCCCCAGAGACATTCCTAAAAAAGAAGCCTTAAAGCTGGGTTGCATCAACGCAGAGTACCCTGACTCGTTCGGCCACTACCGCGAGGCCAAGTTTTCACAGACCAAGCACCACTGGTGGTGGAAGCTGCACTTTGTATGGGAGAGAGTCAAGGCTGTAAAGGATTATAAAGGTCTAGTCCTGCTGATCGAGGAGGACCACTTTATGTCCCCTGACTTTATCCATCTCTTAAAGCTGATGTCAGTTCTGAAAAGGGAGCAGTGCACCGACTGCGACATCCTCTCATTGGGGAGCTACAGCCACATCGGCTTCTCCAGCAAAGCCAATAAGGTGGAGGTAAAGGCATGGAAGTCCACCGAGCACAACATGGGGAtggctctgagcagagagacGTACCAGAAGCTCATCCAGTGCACCGACACGTTCTGCACATATGACGACTACAACTGGGACTGGTCCTTGCAGCACCTGACCGTGTCCTGCCTACCCTCCTACTGGAAGGTCATGGTGAGCGAGGCGCCGAGGATCTTCCACGCCGGAGACTGCGGCATGCACCACAAGAAGGCTTCCTGCATGCCGATCAGCCAGAAAACCAAGATTGAGAACATCCTACAGAGCAGCGGGAACCAGCTGTTCCCAAAGAACCTCCTGATAACAAAGAGACTGCCCGCCAACGGGGCTGGAGGGGTGGCCCCACATGTGAAAAACGGGGGCTGGGGAGATATCAGGGACCATGAACTCTGCAAGAGTTATGTGCGATTACAGTGA